From Trichoderma atroviride chromosome 1, complete sequence, one genomic window encodes:
- a CDS encoding uncharacterized protein (EggNog:ENOG41~SECRETED:SignalP(1-16)~TransMembrane:2 (n3-11c16/17o195-214i226-245o)) encodes MKTAAIFLAAAALASAQAPPEGTNKVNCAKPNANYCLSGDIIIRCDANGMGTAGRCSDNVAGYPPLGGVAECWQSSTTSGDAACQKNCVVYAQPSAFTLPASQCQPSAVITATGTGTPTTLETAVTSAPQTSAPAGTDTVVYTTTVVNGTVTLTVPCTTAEATSVTGIVIPPPDFSHLCCLQLYRCDPPPSPLSLLLPALVLLLLLLAATRLLPPAPTLPSDLPPLAALPPSLLAALLPTAPPVLWSPWVSSLLTCCKRVKGQLYTCLYKASVLESRSVTL; translated from the exons ATGAAGaccgccgccatcttcctcgccgccgccgccctggcCAGCGCCCAGGCCCCTCCCGAGGGCACCAACAAGGTCAACTGCGCCAAGCCCAACGCCAACTACTGCCTGTCTGGCGATATCATCATCCGCTGCGACGCCAACGGCATGGGCACTGCGGGCCGCTGCTCCGACAACGTTGCCGGATACCCTCCCCTGGGCGGTGTTGCCGAGTGCTGGCAGAGCAGCACCACCTCTGGTGACGCCGCTTGCCAGAAGAAC TGCGTCGTCTATGCTCAGCCTTCGGCCTTTACTCTGCCCGCCTCTCAGTGCCAGCCCAgcgccgtcatcaccgccaccgGCACCGGCACTCCCACCACGCTGGAGACTGCCGTCACCTCTGCTCCTCAGACCTCAGCCCCGGCCGGCACTGACACCGTTGTCTACACCACCACCGTCGTCAACGGAACCGTCACCCTGACCGTTCCTTGCACCACCGCCGAGGCCACTTCCGTCACCGGCATCGTGATCCCTCCCCCCGACTTCTCCCACCTCTGCTGCCTCCAACTCTACCGTTGTGATCCCCCCCCGTCACCGTTGTCACTCCTCCTTCCGGCACTggtgctcctcctcctcctgctggCGGCAACCAGACTGCTCCCGCCGGCTCCAACACTCCCGTCGGACCTACCACCACTGGCAGCACTCCCCCCGTCCCTACTGGCGGCGCTGTTGCCAACCGCGCCACCGGTGCTCTGGTCGCCATGGGTCTCGTCGCTGCTTACCTGCTGTAAGCGAGTCAAGGGCCAGCTTTATACATgtttatataaagcttcCGTTCTGGAGTCGCGCAGTGTAACGCTTTAA
- a CDS encoding uncharacterized protein (EggNog:ENOG41), which translates to MVEYLYTGDYDQIKAKSNAATTVALTTPTTAASTASSTTPSTAASITPSAAASITPSAAASITPSTAFSTTPSTTPSGASSIAPSITSSTTPALLVTNGTLQHVQVNAIADYYEVPGLAQLANRKIQQTYLASWDLNAFVASAKAAINDSGDKSLHNMMALFTAQKLKELLRSGQLPSLVGDFAASVLAYHAHLLEASQREQSQAAVQQQQEAQQQQAQAHVALQQQYNDLLVERQAAEARATRVIENVGKLVSLSNHQECCRSISCGEDFGSYIEATGDPAEPTYILRCSWCHCKHTTN; encoded by the exons ATGGTAGAATACCTGTATACGGGAGATTACGATCAAATCAAAGCAAAGAGCAACG CTGCTACTACTGTCGCTCTTACGACGCCCACCACTGCAGCTAGTACCGCATCTAGTACTACGCCCAGTACTGCAGCCAGCATCACGCCCAGTGCCGCAGCTAGCATCACGCCCAGTGCCGCAGCTAGCATCACGCCCAGTACCGCATTCAGTACTACGCCTAGCACCACACCCAGTGGCGCATCCAGTATCGCACCGAGTATCACGTCCAGCACAACTCCTGCTCTATTAGTTACCAATGGCACACTACAGCATGTGCAGGTGAATGCAATTGCCGACTACTACGAAGTCCCAGGCCTTGCTCAGCTAGCAAATCGAAAGATCCAACAAACTTATCTTGCCAGCTGGGATCTCAATGCCTTTGTCGCCTCAGCGAAAGCCGCTATTAATGACAGTGGCGATAAGTCACTGCACAATATGATGGCGCTTTTCACAGCCCAAAAGCTGAAGGAACTACTCAGATCTGGTCAGTTGCCTAGTTTAGTTGGCGACTTTGCTGCCTCAGTCCTGGCATATCATGCTCATCTGCTCGAAGCATCCCAGCGAGAGCAGAGCCAAGCTGCTGTGCAACAACAGCAAGAGgcccaacagcaacaagccCAGGCCCACGTCGCCTTGCAACAGCAATACAATGACCTTCTAGTTGAGCGCCAggctgcagaagcaagaGCTACACGCGTTATTGAGAATGTTGGCAAGCTCGTCAGTCTATCAAACCACCAGGAATGTTGTCGGAGTATTAGTTGTGGAGAGGACTTTGGAAGCTACATTGAGGCAACTGGGGACCCTGCTGAGCCGACGTATATTCTTCGGTGCTCTTGGTGTCACTGTAAGCATACTACAAATTAG
- a CDS encoding uncharacterized protein (EggNog:ENOG41), which produces MDSLPLELVSQILTHLPPTDYKSARLTCHAFNDVLAKSTFSVLATFIDPTTAKSTIERIASDLTRRPKAIWSPRLLRPKGPPRRRELPLRHAPGAARNGLSVHVALLLESVVCGWRVERQRRLGG; this is translated from the coding sequence ATGGACTCCCTCCCCCTGGAGCTCGTCTCCCAAATCCTCACCCACCTCCCCCCCACCGACTACAAATCCGCCCGCCTCACCTGCCACGCCTTCAACGACGTGCTCGCAAAATCAACCTTTTCCGTCCTCGCCACCTTCATCGACCCAACCACCGCAAAGTCCACCATTGAGCGCATCGCCTCCGACCTCACCCGCCGCCCAAAGGCAATCTGGTCCCCCCGGCTGCTCCGTCCCAAAGGACCTCCCCGTCGCCGAGagcttcctcttcgccatGCACCGGGCGCTGCGCGGAACGGCCTGTCCGTCCACGTCGCCCTGCTCCTCGAGAGCGTCGTCTGTGGATGGCGCGTGGAGCGACAGCGAAGACTCGGAGGATAG
- a CDS encoding uncharacterized protein (EggNog:ENOG41) produces MESASVTVAADLSAKIITLCSKYFVNVAHARGEIERLKEQLKSLETTLRQANHLLEHPNSQSLSASRELNDPLQKCQTELQRLRDQLEPNTKQKAMRRFGLRAAKWPFSRGDVEAVIASLVEYREAITAILQIDQTRLLLDINQRIDDLSLQSAENRSTDLKPHFIIPFPRDPDFVDRPALRGWLDEQYNASPARRLALVGMGGFGKSQIAIEFAYRVHIASPETNVFWVHGGTEAKFEESYRSLANALKLPDRHDPDTNVLALVRDWLQRAEAPPWLIILDNADEMETFFPSKSQSEEDGREPLASYLPKTGNGKIIITSRNRSVAEKLTGSHKAIQEVPTMDGSEALKILENKLSQDIEQDAAIDLARALNFIPLAVNQAAAYINRRAPRVSIRSYLDEFRQSEKKKKSLLNRDAGDLRRREDVSNSVVVTWQVTFEQIQLERPTAVNLLLLMSFFQPQNIPEFMLSGYNFDTSDFEDMTFDNDEELDEESDEESDEESDEESEYDYLDEDLEDDLDVLRGYSLIRLSTTSGLCDMHALVQFCTKVWLLESNGNNFSRLKSLFLSLGAKHFPEGVFGTRETCQLLFPHIKPLMDEEPTDEPGILNWYELSRKASFYLKAIGAYVAAESTAQKALDSSKRLLGNEHHRTLGFMYLLSSAYQQQSRFDEAELLLSQVVETSKRVKGDEHPKTLERMSHFILLYQMQYKYAEVESLLVEMIEKSKRIWGDEHPKTLKYMMRLVFPYISQNRHAEAERICLQATGISKRILGEEHPQTLYGLTLLADTYEGQGRLAEAELLVTQVLETRKKVLGDDHPDTLYDLSLLADTYEGQGRLAEAELLVTQVMEAKKRTLGDEHPNVLIAVKHLAAILQKQGRLIEAESLYAQVVETSKKMLGDEHPDTLGAMVFLFYAYQMQGRLTEAESLCVQVLQTRKRVLGDEHITTLTAMANLAYIYREQGRFNDALELLRDAVSRLVQIAGPGNEETVCEVETLRRWEQDQTWDISTQEELKT; encoded by the exons ATGGAGTCTGCGAGCGTGACTGTCGCTGCCGATTTATCTGCCAAAATCATCACACTATGTTCCAAGTATTTTGTCAATGTTGCTCATGCTCGAGGCGAGATCGAACGCCTCAAAGAACAGCTCAAGAGTCTGGAGACGACTCTACGTCAAGCGAACCATCTCCTCGAGCATCCAAACAGTCAATCCTTATCTGCATCTCGAGAACTCAATGACCCGCTGCAGAAATGTCAGACTGAGCTTCAACGGCTACGGGATCAACTTGAGCCTAATacgaagcaaaaggcaatgCGAAGATTTGGCCTTCGCGCGGCGAAATGGCCGTTCAGTAGGGGCGACGTTGAAGCCGTTATTGCTTCTCTTGTCGAATACCGAGAGGCAATTACAGCCATCTTGCAGATCGACCAGAC aaggcttcttcttgatatcaACCAACGAATCGATGATCTATCTCTCCAATCGGCCGAAAATAGATCAACGGATCTTAAACCCCATTTCATCATACCTTTTCCCCGTGATCCAGATTTTGTAGATCGGCCAGCCCTTCGAGGGTGGCTCGATGAGCAGTATAATGCAAGTCCAGCTCGTCGATTAGCGCTGGTTGGCATGGGTGGATTTGG GAAATCTCAAATCGCCATCGAGTTTGCCTATAGAGTGCATATCGCTTCACCTGAGACCAACGTGTTTTGGGTACATGGCGGTACAGAGGCGAAATTTGAAGAGTCGTACCGATCGCTTGCAAACGCACTCAAACTTCCTGATCGTCACGACCCAGACACCAACGTTCTTGCCCTTGTACGCGATTGGCTACAAAGGGCAGAAGCGCCGCCCTGGTTGATCATATTGGACAATGCCGACGAAATGGAGACGTTCTTCCCTTCCAAGAGCCagagtgaagaagatgggcggGAACCTTTGGCATCTTACTTGCCCAAAACAGGCAATGGgaaaatcatcatcacctcGCGCAATAGAAGCGTGGCAGAAAAATTGACTGGTAGTCATAAAGCTATCCAAGAGGTCCCTACAATGGATGGCTCCGAGGCTCTGAAGATTCTCGAGAACAAATTGAGCCAAGATATCGAACAAGACGCAGCTATAGATCTCGCTCGTGCCTTGAATTTCATTCCACTTGCCGTGAATCAAGCAGCTGCATACATCAACCGGCGTGCACCTCGCGTCTCAATCAGATCATATCTGGATGAATTTCGACaaagcgaaaaaaagaaaaagagtcTCTTGAATAGAGACGCTGGTGATCTTCGGCGGCGCGAAGATGTCTCCAATTCTGTGGTAGTTACGTGGCAGGTAACCTTTGAACAGATTCAGCTTGAGAGGCCAACAGCAGTCAACTTGCTGTTACTTATGAGCTTCTTTCAACCACAAAATATTCCTGAATTCATGCTGTCGGGCTACAATTTTGATACCTCGGATTTTGAAGATATGACTTTCGACAACGATGAAGAATTGGACGAAGAGTCGGATGAAGAGTCGGATGAAGAGTCGGATGAAGAGTCGGAATATGACTATCTGGATGAAGATTTAGAGGATGACTTGGACGTTCTCCGAGGCTATTCCCTCATCAGATTATCCACCACATCTGGACTCTGTGATATGCATGCTCTCGTGCAGTTTTGCACCAAAGTTTGGCTCCTAGAGTCCAATGGCAACAACTTTTCGCGCCTAAAATCCCTATTCTTGAGCCTTGGTGCCAAACACTTCCCAGAGGGAGTATTTGGGACACGGGAGACATGCCAGCTTTTATTTCCTCATATAAAGCCTCTAATGGATGAAGAACCTACGGATGAGCCTGGTATTCTTAATTGGTACGAGCTATCAAGAAAAGCCTCGTTCTATCTGAAAGCGATTGGGGCTTACGTCGCGGCCGAGAGCACCGCACAAAAAGCTCTTGACTCAAGCAAGAGACTGCTAGGAAACGAGCATCATAGAACGCTGGGTTTTATGTATCTCTTATCCTCAGCGTACCAGCAACAGTCTCGATTTGATGAAGCGGAGCTGCTACTTTCGCAGGTGGTAGAGACGTCAAAAAGGGTAAAGGGAGACGAGCATCCAAAAACATTGGAAAGAATGTCTcactttatacttttatatcAGATGCAATATAAATACGCGGAGGTGGAATCGTTGCTTGTGGAAATGATTGAGAAGTCAAAAAGGATATGGGGAGACGAGCATCCCAAGACATTGAAGTATATGATGAGGTTGGTATTTCCATATATAAGTCAAAACAGACACGCAGAAGCGGAACGTATATGCTTACAGGCGACGGGGATATCGAAAAGAATTCTAGGAGAGGAGCATCCTCAGACACTATACGGCTTAACTCTCCTGGCAGATACATACGAGGGACAAGGGCGACTAGCAGAGGCCGAGTTGTTAGTCACTCAAGTGTTGGAGACTAGAAAAAAGGTGCTAGGAGATGATCATCCTGATACACTCTACGACTTATCTCTCCTGGCAGATACGTACGAGGGACAAGGGCGACTAGCAGAGGCAGAGTTATTAGTAACTCAGGTGAtggaggcaaaaaaaaggacgcTAGGAGATGAGCATCCTAATGTGCTTATTGCTGTGAAACATCTAGCGGCTATCCTCCAAAAGCAAGGTCGATTGATAGAGGCAGAGTCACTATATGCACAGGTTGTCGAGACAAGTAAGAAGATGCTAGGAGATGAGCACCCTGATACACTTGGCGCCATGGTCTTTCTATTTTACGCATACCAAATGCAAGGCCGATTAACCGAGGCGGAGTCGTTATGCGTACAGGTATTACAAACAAGAAAACGGGTACTGGGAGATGAACATATTACCACACTTACTGCCATGGCCAATCTGGCGTACATATACCGAGAACAGGGCCGTTTCAACGATGCATTGGAGCTCTTACGCGATGCTGTTTCTCGTCTGGTGCAGATTGCAGGTCCAGGGAACGAAGAGACTGTATGTGAGGTTGAAACTCTAAGAAGATGGGAACAAGACCAGACTTGGGATATTAGCACACAAGAGGAATTGAAGACGTAA
- a CDS encoding uncharacterized protein (EggNog:ENOG41): MASLDFTRLMTSGNFSDLKLVCQGKEFKIHKLVACSQSSVIATALKGDFKEAQSGIITIEQFDAETVRRMVEYLYTGDYDQIKAKSNAATTVALTTPTTAASTASSTTPSTAASITPSAAASITPSAAASITPSTAFSTTPSTTPSGASSIAPSITSSTTPALLVTNGTLQHVQVNAIADYYEVPGLAQLANRKIQQTYLASWDLNAFVASAKAAINDSGDKSLHNMMALFTAQKLKELLRSGQLPSLVGDFAASVLAYHAHLLEASQREQSQAAVQQQQEAQQQQAQAHVALQQQYNDLLVERQAAEARATRVIENVGKLVSLSNHQECCRSISCGEDFGSYIEATGDPAEPTYILRCSWCHCKHTTN; this comes from the exons ATGGCTAGCCTTGATTTTACTCGCCTGATGACTTCTGGCAACTTTTCGGATCTAAAATTGGTGTGCCAAGGCAAAGAGTTCAAGATCCACAAACTGGTTGCCTGCTCTCAGTCGTCAGTCATTGCGACAGCTCTCAAGGGAGACTTCAAG GAGGCACAGTCCGGAATCATCACCATTGAGCAGTTCGACGCAGAGACAGTCCGGCGTATGGTAGAATACCTGTATACGGGAGATTACGATCAAATCAAAGCAAAGAGCAACG CTGCTACTACTGTCGCTCTTACGACGCCCACCACTGCAGCTAGTACCGCATCTAGTACTACGCCCAGTACTGCAGCCAGCATCACGCCCAGTGCCGCAGCTAGCATCACGCCCAGTGCCGCAGCTAGCATCACGCCCAGTACCGCATTCAGTACTACGCCTAGCACCACACCCAGTGGCGCATCCAGTATCGCACCGAGTATCACGTCCAGCACAACTCCTGCTCTATTAGTTACCAATGGCACACTACAGCATGTGCAGGTGAATGCAATTGCCGACTACTACGAAGTCCCAGGCCTTGCTCAGCTAGCAAATCGAAAGATCCAACAAACTTATCTTGCCAGCTGGGATCTCAATGCCTTTGTCGCCTCAGCGAAAGCCGCTATTAATGACAGTGGCGATAAGTCACTGCACAATATGATGGCGCTTTTCACAGCCCAAAAGCTGAAGGAACTACTCAGATCTGGTCAGTTGCCTAGTTTAGTTGGCGACTTTGCTGCCTCAGTCCTGGCATATCATGCTCATCTGCTCGAAGCATCCCAGCGAGAGCAGAGCCAAGCTGCTGTGCAACAACAGCAAGAGgcccaacagcaacaagccCAGGCCCACGTCGCCTTGCAACAGCAATACAATGACCTTCTAGTTGAGCGCCAggctgcagaagcaagaGCTACACGCGTTATTGAGAATGTTGGCAAGCTCGTCAGTCTATCAAACCACCAGGAATGTTGTCGGAGTATTAGTTGTGGAGAGGACTTTGGAAGCTACATTGAGGCAACTGGGGACCCTGCTGAGCCGACGTATATTCTTCGGTGCTCTTGGTGTCACTGTAAGCATACTACAAATTAG